A window of Hymenobacter aerilatus contains these coding sequences:
- a CDS encoding prolipoprotein diacylglyceryl transferase, with the protein MPPYPLPAPVLPSPHGHTYYMLFYILAFALGQLLLLWAGYRRGYAWRPWLVLLAASTLAFILGTKLIALPLTDWPAILTGQPWPTDPARSVLGGAVAGTLALLVLRRWLGFSWHVFDVFALPMCLTLAVQGVGCLLTGCCFGELAEAGPAIRYAPDTLPYLWQLHRGQLPADAVASLPVVPTQLYSLLLYVGIGVVLLATRRRVWPGGSRYMLYLGLVLAGRFVLECWRDPAGEQVGSATLVLAGVALKQVQWVLLPMALVALGWWALRARQTDDVAPTPPTVRPLRNLLTVAGLLLLTALLGPGALTSPELLAVKATLFSVVGLEAVCLLRGYQSRVAYLPLALVLLIGMLTSQKAAPDSTRQQYFTFSPAFMQGRYDQDLQDAASSGGCSGGSSPAIRRAYYHRYQVAGGGISYTDVDNPDGNRRLFGAEVLAGTERIGFRELPLNGSFLTSGETDHAQKSLFDLHMFAERDRVLSRSGKLGVGFRFGLHAGNLGYRADDARDVTFKERRMLLAPDLMLWLGRRDILFVQADMGRGVNGLGTIGSTVSLGSGFGQTRGSFAQGGVAFNESGLGITQKTTLFVSGNVRLGGSGLWVEPYAATNFGRTQRLSLRLHYRLPMQGSSR; encoded by the coding sequence ATGCCTCCCTACCCGCTGCCGGCCCCGGTGTTGCCCTCCCCACACGGGCACACCTATTATATGTTGTTCTATATCCTGGCTTTTGCGCTAGGGCAGTTGCTGCTGCTATGGGCCGGTTACCGACGCGGCTATGCTTGGCGGCCGTGGCTGGTGCTGCTGGCGGCCTCTACGCTGGCTTTCATCTTAGGCACCAAGCTCATAGCCCTACCCCTGACCGATTGGCCAGCCATCCTGACGGGGCAGCCCTGGCCTACCGACCCTGCTCGCTCGGTGCTGGGTGGCGCCGTGGCGGGTACGCTGGCCCTACTGGTGCTACGCCGCTGGCTGGGTTTTTCCTGGCACGTGTTTGATGTGTTTGCCCTACCCATGTGCCTCACGCTGGCGGTACAGGGGGTAGGATGCCTACTCACGGGCTGCTGCTTCGGTGAGCTGGCCGAAGCCGGTCCCGCCATCCGCTACGCCCCCGACACCCTCCCCTACCTCTGGCAGCTGCACCGGGGGCAGCTGCCAGCCGATGCTGTCGCCTCGCTGCCGGTGGTGCCTACTCAGTTGTATTCCCTGTTGCTGTACGTGGGGATAGGCGTGGTGCTGCTGGCTACGCGGCGGCGCGTGTGGCCAGGTGGTAGTCGCTACATGTTGTATCTGGGCTTGGTATTGGCAGGGCGCTTCGTACTCGAATGCTGGCGCGACCCCGCCGGCGAGCAGGTGGGCAGCGCTACGCTAGTGCTAGCGGGGGTGGCCCTCAAGCAAGTGCAGTGGGTGCTGTTACCGATGGCGCTGGTAGCCTTGGGCTGGTGGGCCCTCCGTGCGAGGCAAACCGACGATGTAGCTCCTACCCCGCCAACCGTGCGGCCTTTGCGAAACCTGCTGACAGTAGCGGGGCTGCTACTGCTTACGGCATTGCTAGGCCCCGGCGCACTTACCTCCCCAGAGCTGCTGGCCGTGAAGGCCACGTTGTTTTCTGTAGTGGGGCTGGAGGCCGTTTGCCTGCTGAGAGGGTATCAGTCCCGCGTGGCCTACCTGCCGCTGGCATTGGTACTGCTGATTGGTATGCTCACCAGCCAGAAAGCCGCCCCCGACAGCACGCGGCAACAGTATTTCACGTTCAGCCCTGCATTCATGCAGGGCAGGTACGACCAGGATTTGCAGGACGCAGCCAGCTCAGGAGGCTGTTCTGGTGGTAGCAGTCCAGCCATCCGACGTGCCTATTACCACCGCTACCAGGTAGCCGGCGGCGGCATTTCGTATACCGATGTCGATAACCCGGATGGCAACCGACGCCTGTTTGGTGCCGAAGTGTTGGCCGGCACCGAGCGCATTGGGTTTCGCGAGTTACCCTTAAATGGTTCTTTTCTGACCTCCGGTGAAACCGACCATGCTCAAAAGTCCCTATTTGATTTGCACATGTTTGCCGAGCGTGACCGGGTGCTGAGCAGATCTGGCAAGCTAGGTGTGGGGTTCCGCTTTGGCCTGCACGCGGGCAACCTAGGTTACCGAGCCGACGATGCCCGCGACGTAACCTTCAAAGAACGAAGGATGCTTCTGGCTCCCGACCTGATGCTCTGGCTTGGGCGGCGCGACATCTTATTTGTGCAGGCAGACATGGGACGCGGCGTTAATGGCTTGGGTACCATCGGTAGCACCGTTAGCCTGGGTTCGGGATTTGGCCAGACCCGCGGCAGCTTTGCGCAAGGCGGCGTAGCGTTCAATGAAAGCGGTCTGGGTATCACCCAAAAGACTACGCTCTTTGTGAGCGGCAATGTGCGCCTGGGTGGCAGCGGCCTGTGGGTAGAGCCCTATGCGGCCACCAACTTTGGCCGGACGCAGCGGCTTAGCCTCCGCCTGCACTACCGACTACCCATGCAGGGAAGCAGCCGCTAA
- a CDS encoding NADP-dependent oxidoreductase yields the protein MKAIYFNEYGPASVLQYGEQPTPKPKANQILVRVRASSVNPVDWKIRKGDMKLIMSPLFPKLTGRDVAGEVVAVGSDVVRFAPGNRVYGMVAGLGGANAEYAVLEEVETAFIPDNLSFEQAAAVALVTVTALQGLRDHASLLSGDRVLINGASGGVGAMAVQLAWALGAGEVVGTCGPSNVELVRSLGASQVYNYKERDFTKDRSRYDVVFDAAGKSSFSESKACLRNNGRYVTTTPDPKAIAAGAVAAAFSSKKQAAFMAKNSGSDMALISAWLKAGTIHPIIDRTFSLAETRAAQEYGEQGESKGKIVLTVE from the coding sequence ATGAAAGCGATATATTTCAACGAGTACGGCCCCGCCAGCGTGCTCCAATACGGCGAGCAGCCTACGCCGAAACCCAAAGCCAACCAGATTTTAGTGCGTGTGCGGGCCAGCAGCGTCAACCCTGTGGATTGGAAAATCAGGAAAGGCGACATGAAGCTGATCATGAGCCCCTTGTTTCCGAAGCTAACGGGCCGCGACGTAGCTGGCGAAGTAGTCGCCGTGGGCAGCGATGTAGTGCGGTTTGCGCCCGGCAACCGGGTCTATGGCATGGTGGCCGGTTTGGGTGGCGCCAACGCCGAGTATGCAGTGCTGGAAGAGGTGGAAACCGCTTTCATTCCCGATAATCTAAGCTTCGAGCAAGCTGCGGCAGTGGCGCTGGTAACCGTCACGGCCCTGCAGGGCCTGCGCGACCACGCCTCCCTGCTATCCGGCGACCGGGTGCTCATCAACGGAGCCTCGGGTGGGGTAGGGGCCATGGCCGTGCAATTGGCCTGGGCACTGGGTGCCGGCGAGGTGGTAGGTACCTGTGGCCCCAGCAATGTGGAGCTGGTGCGCAGCCTGGGCGCCTCGCAGGTATACAACTACAAAGAGCGCGACTTTACGAAAGACCGCAGCCGCTATGATGTGGTGTTTGATGCGGCTGGCAAAAGCTCCTTCTCGGAAAGCAAGGCCTGCCTGCGCAACAACGGCCGCTACGTAACCACCACCCCCGACCCCAAAGCAATAGCCGCGGGAGCGGTAGCGGCGGCCTTTTCGAGCAAAAAGCAAGCGGCCTTTATGGCTAAAAATAGTGGTTCCGATATGGCCCTCATTTCAGCTTGGCTGAAAGCCGGCACTATTCACCCAATCATCGACCGCACGTTTTCGCTGGCCGAAACCCGCGCCGCGCAAGAATACGGCGAGCAAGGTGAGTCGAAAGGAAAGATCGTGCTGACAGTAGAGTAG
- the allE gene encoding (S)-ureidoglycine aminohydrolase translates to MQLPAFTRSVVARTHAILTPNGFSNSNVPNWTGCTVNVLVNERLGAGFGQMLITARENGQVAGRTTAAQIFFYVVRGECQVAVGGTVRLLKTGQFVYVPIEQEYLFDRFDAGTQLLTFHKKYEPLAGHLAPEVLFGEQDENEARPHMSDEGLRIQELLPQDPAFDMAVNIFTYDPGAFLPTVETHSTEHGLLYLQGQAICLLNQQYYPVQQGDAIWMAPHCPQWVTSIGKEPSVYIYYKNVNRFPTVV, encoded by the coding sequence ATGCAACTTCCTGCTTTCACGCGCTCTGTGGTGGCGCGCACCCACGCCATTCTTACCCCCAACGGCTTCAGCAATAGCAATGTGCCCAACTGGACTGGCTGCACCGTCAACGTACTAGTGAATGAGCGCCTGGGAGCCGGTTTTGGTCAGATGCTGATTACAGCCCGCGAAAACGGCCAGGTAGCAGGCCGCACTACAGCAGCGCAGATTTTCTTCTACGTGGTGCGGGGCGAATGCCAGGTGGCTGTGGGCGGTACTGTGCGGCTATTGAAAACCGGTCAGTTTGTGTATGTACCTATAGAGCAGGAGTACCTGTTCGATCGTTTCGATGCAGGTACGCAGCTGCTCACCTTTCATAAAAAGTACGAGCCGCTGGCCGGCCACTTGGCGCCCGAGGTACTATTTGGCGAACAGGACGAAAACGAAGCCCGCCCCCACATGAGCGACGAAGGGCTGCGCATACAAGAACTGCTACCGCAAGACCCCGCCTTTGATATGGCCGTGAACATCTTCACCTACGACCCCGGCGCCTTTCTGCCGACGGTAGAAACGCACAGCACTGAGCACGGTTTGCTTTATCTGCAAGGCCAGGCCATTTGCCTGCTCAACCAGCAGTACTACCCCGTGCAGCAAGGCGATGCCATCTGGATGGCACCTCACTGCCCGCAATGGGTAACTTCGATTGGTAAAGAACCTTCCGTGTATATCTACTACAAAAACGTAAACCGCTTCCCGACAGTGGTATAA
- a CDS encoding mechanosensitive ion channel family protein: MQHFQILLDTLPAWLGNVLLAAGAIAAGLLLRWLLTKTLRYYRSFSDSFLVNALIRRLQHPLNFFIPVLILVLILPLMTLEPPAHRTATRLLGILATAGFAWVLIRLVYVGEEFVYHSYDLTKDNNIKERKIRTQLQFIRRLAVIGIGLLAVAAILLSFDSVRRIGAGLLTGVGVGGIIVGFAAQRSLANLLAGFQIAFTQPIRIDDVLVVEGEWGRVEEITLTYVVLQIWDQRRLILPINYFIEKPFQNWTRISAEILGTVFIYADYTLPVPALREELTRLLESSPLWDRRVNALQVTDSKEHTLEIRALMSARNSSQAFDLRCFIRESLVQFIRENYPEALPRTRAEVSYTDQGLLGRRPDFLPTTANQR, translated from the coding sequence ATGCAACATTTTCAAATCCTTCTGGATACCCTACCCGCCTGGCTCGGCAATGTGCTACTCGCCGCGGGTGCCATTGCGGCCGGCTTATTGCTGCGCTGGCTGCTCACCAAGACCCTGCGCTACTACCGCAGCTTTTCGGATAGCTTTCTGGTGAATGCGCTTATCCGGCGTCTGCAGCACCCCCTCAACTTCTTCATTCCGGTTTTAATCCTGGTTCTGATTCTGCCCCTGATGACGCTGGAACCGCCCGCTCACCGCACGGCCACGCGCCTACTGGGTATTCTGGCCACGGCGGGCTTTGCCTGGGTGCTCATCCGGCTGGTGTACGTGGGCGAAGAATTTGTGTACCACAGCTACGACCTCACGAAGGACAACAACATCAAGGAGCGCAAAATCCGGACGCAGCTCCAGTTTATTCGTCGGCTGGCCGTTATTGGTATTGGGTTGCTAGCCGTGGCGGCCATTCTGCTTAGCTTCGATAGTGTGCGCCGCATTGGTGCAGGTCTGCTAACGGGGGTAGGAGTTGGCGGTATCATCGTCGGTTTTGCGGCCCAACGGTCGTTGGCCAACCTGCTGGCCGGCTTCCAGATTGCTTTCACCCAACCCATTCGCATTGATGATGTGCTAGTGGTAGAGGGAGAGTGGGGCCGGGTAGAGGAAATCACGCTCACCTACGTGGTGCTTCAGATATGGGACCAGCGCCGCCTGATTCTGCCTATCAACTACTTCATCGAGAAGCCTTTCCAAAACTGGACGCGCATCTCGGCCGAGATTTTGGGCACAGTGTTTATTTACGCCGATTACACATTACCCGTACCGGCCCTGCGCGAAGAGCTCACGCGCCTGCTGGAATCCAGCCCGCTCTGGGACCGGCGCGTGAACGCGCTGCAAGTCACCGACTCCAAGGAACACACCCTCGAAATCAGGGCTTTGATGAGCGCCCGCAACTCCTCCCAGGCCTTCGATCTGCGGTGTTTTATACGCGAAAGCCTAGTGCAGTTCATCCGCGAAAACTACCCGGAGGCCCTACCCCGCACCCGCGCCGAGGTGTCGTACACCGACCAGGGCCTACTGGGCCGTCGCCCCGATTTCTTACCAACTACCGCCAATCAGCGGTAG
- a CDS encoding ring-cleaving dioxygenase, translating into MEPRILGLHHVTAIAGNARRNYDFYTNVLGLRFVKKTVNFDDPGTYHFYFGDETGSAGTILTFFPWEHITQGRRGTGQATEVGYSVPAGSFDFWIKRFEQYGVTYNKPSEKFGEPYLTFLDPDGLKLELIVSKTEDARTPWTTAEVGAEVATKGFHTVTLTLASIKATADILTEVFGYTLLESHVNRHRYMTDTVQGAAYIDLVEAPGEARSVTAGGSVHHIAFRVKDDEAELYFRKKLLERGLQPTPQIDRDYFHSVYFREPGGVLFEIATENPGFTVDEPLAELGTHLMLPKQHEHLRARLETHLPPIG; encoded by the coding sequence ATGGAACCACGCATCCTCGGCCTGCACCACGTGACGGCAATTGCGGGCAACGCCCGGCGCAACTACGACTTCTACACTAATGTACTGGGTCTGCGCTTCGTGAAGAAAACTGTCAATTTCGACGACCCCGGCACCTACCACTTCTACTTCGGCGACGAAACCGGCTCAGCGGGTACCATTCTCACGTTTTTTCCCTGGGAACACATCACGCAGGGCCGGCGCGGCACCGGCCAGGCCACGGAGGTAGGCTACTCCGTGCCTGCGGGCAGCTTCGATTTCTGGATAAAGCGCTTTGAGCAATACGGTGTTACGTACAACAAACCCAGTGAGAAGTTCGGCGAACCGTACCTTACCTTCTTGGACCCCGACGGCCTGAAGCTGGAGTTGATTGTGTCGAAAACGGAAGATGCGCGCACGCCTTGGACCACTGCCGAGGTAGGCGCTGAGGTAGCCACCAAGGGCTTCCACACTGTCACACTCACGCTGGCCAGCATCAAAGCCACGGCCGACATCCTAACGGAAGTCTTTGGCTATACACTGCTGGAAAGCCACGTAAACCGCCACCGCTACATGACCGACACCGTGCAGGGCGCCGCCTACATTGACTTGGTAGAAGCACCCGGCGAGGCACGCAGCGTAACGGCCGGCGGCTCGGTACACCATATTGCCTTCCGTGTGAAAGACGATGAGGCCGAGCTATACTTCCGCAAAAAGTTGCTTGAGAGAGGCTTGCAGCCTACCCCACAAATTGACCGCGACTACTTCCACTCCGTGTATTTCCGCGAGCCGGGCGGCGTGCTCTTCGAAATTGCCACCGAAAATCCTGGCTTCACTGTAGATGAGCCTCTGGCCGAACTCGGCACCCACCTGATGCTACCCAAGCAGCACGAGCACCTGCGCGCCCGCCTCGAAACTCACCTACCCCCCATAGGGTAA
- a CDS encoding alpha/beta hydrolase, with translation MHQEPIRTAGQPLGTATKALIMLHGRGGSAADILSLGRHLSVGTYALLAPQATQYTWYPQSFLAPTTQNEPWLSAALAAVDRAVAEAVDNGLSPEQIYFLGFSQGACLTLEYVARHAKRYGGVVAFTGGLIGDKVNPATYTGDFGGTPVFIGSSDPDFHVPVERVRASTALLTQLGAHVTEKIYPNMGHTITQEEIDLANKLIFNK, from the coding sequence ATGCATCAAGAACCTATTCGCACGGCGGGACAACCGCTGGGCACCGCTACCAAGGCCCTGATTATGCTGCACGGCCGGGGCGGCAGCGCTGCCGATATCCTGTCGCTGGGCCGCCACTTGTCCGTTGGCACCTATGCCCTACTTGCTCCGCAGGCCACGCAATACACATGGTATCCGCAGTCTTTTCTAGCCCCTACCACACAGAATGAGCCCTGGCTTTCTGCCGCCCTGGCTGCCGTAGACCGTGCAGTAGCAGAGGCGGTAGATAACGGCCTCAGCCCGGAGCAAATCTATTTTCTGGGCTTTTCGCAGGGTGCCTGCCTTACCCTGGAGTATGTAGCCCGCCACGCCAAACGCTACGGCGGGGTGGTAGCCTTCACGGGTGGGTTGATTGGCGACAAAGTGAATCCTGCTACCTACACGGGCGACTTTGGCGGCACACCCGTGTTCATCGGCAGCAGCGACCCTGATTTTCACGTGCCCGTAGAGCGCGTGCGCGCCTCCACAGCGCTACTCACCCAGTTGGGTGCCCACGTCACGGAGAAAATCTACCCCAACATGGGCCACACTATTACGCAGGAAGAAATAGACCTAGCCAACAAGCTAATATTCAACAAGTAG
- a CDS encoding sce7726 family protein: MNDPAIRALLYPLFTEGVYIEELPTGGSRADIVHVTEQFMHCYEIKGAGDTMQRVINQLGHYMRVYDFVTFVVTERHVPRLMPLLPEWVGVMVATSEGLITHRAAGYNSAVERTALGGLLMVDELRQFMLARGLRGVSTMQRREVLHIMRHAHNIPVSHWARYTRERLTARLPVRTQKRAERKALRESQPPREPWRKTIKRIKRRKRPRGLP, encoded by the coding sequence ATGAATGATCCTGCCATCCGTGCTCTGCTGTATCCGCTGTTCACCGAAGGCGTGTATATTGAAGAATTGCCCACTGGCGGCAGCCGGGCCGACATTGTGCATGTGACCGAGCAGTTTATGCACTGCTACGAAATTAAAGGCGCCGGCGACACCATGCAGCGGGTCATCAACCAGCTGGGGCATTACATGCGGGTCTACGATTTCGTAACGTTTGTGGTGACTGAAAGGCACGTGCCCCGGCTGATGCCCTTGCTGCCGGAATGGGTGGGCGTTATGGTAGCCACATCCGAAGGCCTCATCACGCACCGGGCCGCGGGCTACAACTCGGCCGTGGAGCGCACAGCCCTGGGTGGCCTGCTGATGGTGGATGAGCTGCGGCAGTTTATGCTGGCACGCGGGCTGCGGGGCGTGAGCACCATGCAACGGCGCGAGGTGCTGCACATCATGCGCCATGCGCACAACATTCCGGTGTCGCACTGGGCGCGCTACACGCGCGAGCGGCTCACAGCCCGCCTACCCGTCCGCACGCAAAAGCGGGCCGAGCGCAAAGCTTTGCGCGAGTCGCAGCCGCCTAGGGAGCCCTGGCGAAAAACCATCAAGCGCATCAAACGGCGCAAGCGGCCCCGCGGCTTACCGTAG
- a CDS encoding type IA DNA topoisomerase, whose translation MKVCIAEKPSVAREIANVLGANRKMDGYYEGNGYQVTWTFGHFCQLKEPEDYRPEWKRWSIHDLPMMPDNFGIKLMRRDDGVVRQFNVIKKLLDVAEEVINCGDAGQEGEVIQRWVLTEAKYRKPFKRLWISSLTEEAIRQGFANLRDGAEFDRLYQAGKSRAVGDWLLGLNATRLFTLKYAPGRGQVLSLGRVQTPTLALLVDRYHEIQNFRPEPYWVLRTEYRGTMFSHVAPPKKGKAEDDEPDEKARLKARGYFVSEEEANTAMAAVTGVPLTITGVEIKKGYESPPALFDLTSLQVQCNNQLGLSAEDTLRTVQSLYEKKVVSYPRVDTTFLPDDQYPKIAGILKGLGAYHSLTQPLLAAKIRKSTKVFNNQKVTDHHAIIPTGASAGGLGSQEHSVYDIIVRRFLAAFYPDCEVSNTTVTAEAAGYPFRVRGRQILNPGWRVVYGDPEKQQAPSAPKAPGEADSDDVVSTVLPNFVKDESGPHKPRLDQKMTQPPREYTEAMLLRGMETAGRNIDDDELRQAMKENGIGRPSTRANIIETLFKRGYIRREKKRIVPTPTGVELIGLIRNPTLKSAELTGQWEKKLRQIEGGDLQPDHFLDELKNLVREVVHEVKHDGSRRLIADPTTPASGGSQPSARSQQSTASSQQPTIGLGPCPKCQTGGILRGKAAFGCSRFRENCQFRIPTEFAGKKLTDKQVSVLLSKGRTPVIKGYLDDDGQKFDAAVRLTPQYQLELVRAAESKPTTPTDPGQIPCPVCKLGTMLRGNAAWGCSRFREDCQFRAPFEWGGKKLSDVQMNQLLRKGKTGVIRGFVSSRTGERYAAALQLNAEGRIEPVFEKG comes from the coding sequence ATGAAGGTTTGTATTGCCGAGAAGCCCAGTGTGGCCCGCGAAATTGCCAACGTACTAGGCGCCAACCGCAAGATGGATGGCTACTACGAGGGTAACGGCTACCAGGTCACTTGGACGTTTGGACACTTCTGCCAACTCAAGGAACCCGAGGACTACCGCCCCGAGTGGAAGCGCTGGAGCATCCACGACCTGCCCATGATGCCCGACAACTTCGGTATCAAACTCATGCGCCGCGACGATGGCGTGGTGCGGCAATTCAACGTGATTAAGAAGCTGCTCGATGTAGCCGAGGAGGTGATTAATTGCGGCGACGCCGGGCAGGAAGGGGAGGTGATCCAGCGCTGGGTGCTGACCGAGGCCAAGTACCGCAAGCCCTTCAAGCGCCTCTGGATTTCCTCACTCACGGAAGAGGCTATCCGCCAAGGTTTTGCCAACCTGCGCGACGGTGCAGAGTTCGACCGCCTTTACCAGGCTGGCAAGAGCCGCGCCGTGGGCGACTGGCTGCTGGGCTTGAACGCTACCCGCTTGTTCACGCTGAAATATGCGCCCGGCCGTGGGCAGGTACTCAGCCTGGGCCGCGTGCAAACGCCTACCCTGGCCCTGCTGGTCGACCGCTACCACGAGATTCAGAACTTCCGGCCCGAGCCGTACTGGGTGCTGCGCACGGAGTACCGCGGCACCATGTTCAGCCACGTGGCGCCGCCCAAAAAAGGCAAAGCCGAGGACGACGAGCCCGACGAAAAGGCCCGCCTGAAAGCCCGCGGCTATTTTGTGAGCGAGGAGGAAGCCAACACGGCCATGGCCGCCGTTACGGGCGTGCCACTGACCATCACGGGCGTCGAAATCAAGAAAGGCTACGAGTCGCCGCCCGCGCTGTTTGACCTGACCTCGTTGCAGGTGCAGTGCAACAACCAATTGGGTCTTTCGGCCGAGGACACGCTACGCACCGTGCAGAGCCTCTACGAGAAAAAGGTAGTGAGCTACCCACGCGTGGATACCACGTTCCTACCCGACGACCAGTACCCCAAAATTGCTGGTATTCTGAAAGGCTTGGGTGCCTACCACAGCCTTACGCAGCCGCTGCTGGCAGCCAAAATTCGCAAGAGCACCAAGGTGTTCAACAACCAGAAGGTGACGGACCACCACGCTATCATCCCGACCGGGGCCAGCGCCGGTGGCTTGGGCAGCCAGGAGCACAGCGTATATGACATCATCGTGCGTCGCTTTCTAGCCGCGTTCTACCCCGACTGCGAGGTGTCGAATACCACCGTAACGGCCGAGGCGGCAGGCTACCCTTTCCGGGTGCGGGGTAGGCAGATTCTGAACCCCGGCTGGCGCGTGGTGTACGGCGACCCGGAAAAGCAGCAGGCGCCCAGCGCCCCCAAAGCACCCGGCGAAGCCGACAGCGACGATGTAGTGAGCACCGTGCTGCCCAACTTCGTGAAGGACGAGAGCGGGCCGCACAAGCCACGCCTCGACCAGAAAATGACTCAGCCTCCGCGCGAGTACACCGAGGCCATGTTGTTGCGCGGCATGGAAACCGCTGGCCGCAACATCGACGACGACGAGTTGCGCCAGGCGATGAAGGAAAACGGCATCGGCCGGCCTAGTACCCGCGCCAATATCATCGAAACGCTGTTTAAGCGCGGCTACATTCGGCGCGAGAAGAAGCGCATTGTGCCCACGCCCACCGGCGTCGAGCTGATTGGTCTGATTCGGAATCCTACTCTGAAATCGGCGGAGCTGACCGGGCAATGGGAGAAGAAGCTGCGCCAGATTGAGGGCGGCGACCTGCAACCCGACCATTTCCTGGACGAGCTGAAAAACCTGGTGCGCGAGGTGGTGCATGAGGTGAAGCACGACGGCTCGCGCCGACTCATAGCCGACCCTACCACCCCAGCCTCCGGAGGAAGCCAGCCGTCGGCAAGAAGTCAGCAATCAACAGCTAGCAGCCAACAGCCAACCATCGGCCTCGGCCCGTGCCCGAAGTGCCAGACGGGCGGTATCCTGCGCGGCAAAGCGGCGTTTGGGTGCTCACGCTTCCGCGAGAACTGCCAGTTTCGTATACCAACTGAGTTTGCTGGTAAGAAGCTCACCGACAAGCAGGTAAGCGTGTTACTTTCCAAAGGCCGCACACCCGTTATCAAAGGCTACCTGGATGATGACGGGCAGAAGTTTGACGCGGCTGTACGACTTACGCCTCAGTACCAGCTAGAGCTGGTGCGCGCTGCCGAAAGTAAGCCCACTACCCCCACCGACCCCGGCCAGATTCCGTGCCCCGTGTGCAAGTTGGGCACTATGCTGCGCGGAAACGCCGCCTGGGGTTGCTCACGCTTCCGCGAGGATTGCCAGTTTCGGGCGCCGTTTGAATGGGGGGGCAAAAAGCTCAGCGACGTGCAGATGAACCAGTTGCTGCGCAAAGGCAAAACCGGCGTGATTCGCGGGTTTGTGTCGAGCCGGACCGGCGAGCGGTACGCGGCGGCGTTGCAGCTCAACGCTGAGGGTAGGATAGAGCCTGTATTTGAAAAAGGGTAG
- a CDS encoding glycine-rich domain-containing protein, giving the protein MTAILQNDLWQRIQHFELDDPTASFSFTDRLARENGWSLEFAVRAVSEYKKFMFLLCVASHPLTPSDQVDQVWHLHLLYTRSYWEDFCGHTLGRAIHHGPTKGGTHEQAKFDDWYARTKELYHATFGTLPPPNLWPDSETRFRDVNFRRVNLDAYWLLPKPRRRS; this is encoded by the coding sequence GTGACAGCTATTCTACAAAATGACCTTTGGCAACGCATTCAGCATTTTGAATTAGACGATCCAACTGCTTCTTTTTCCTTTACAGACCGTTTAGCGCGTGAAAATGGCTGGTCGTTGGAGTTTGCCGTGCGGGCTGTATCAGAATATAAAAAATTCATGTTTCTGCTGTGTGTGGCGTCGCACCCTCTCACCCCTTCCGACCAGGTAGACCAGGTATGGCATCTGCACCTACTTTATACCCGGTCCTACTGGGAGGATTTCTGCGGGCATACCCTTGGCCGCGCCATTCATCACGGCCCTACCAAAGGCGGCACCCACGAGCAAGCCAAGTTTGACGACTGGTACGCCCGCACCAAGGAACTGTACCACGCCACTTTCGGCACCCTACCCCCACCCAACTTGTGGCCTGATAGTGAGACGCGCTTCCGCGACGTCAATTTCCGCCGCGTGAACCTGGATGCGTATTGGCTGCTACCCAAGCCCCGCCGGCGCTCATGA
- a CDS encoding SPW repeat domain-containing protein encodes MQKPISRRQHGFTDYSYIPLALALPKLAGFEEEETATTLTRVLAGNILASSLFTRAEWGLFKKLPFKTHLVLDVAVGVLAASSPWLFGFAKNKAARNSFLLLGAFGIMAGTLSQPAEMLHDEE; translated from the coding sequence ATGCAAAAGCCTATTTCCCGCCGTCAGCACGGCTTCACCGACTACAGCTACATTCCCCTGGCCCTCGCGCTCCCAAAACTCGCTGGCTTCGAGGAGGAAGAAACTGCCACAACCCTAACGCGTGTGCTGGCAGGCAACATCCTTGCCTCTAGCTTGTTCACGCGGGCAGAGTGGGGCCTATTCAAGAAGCTTCCTTTTAAGACACATTTGGTGCTAGACGTGGCAGTGGGCGTCTTGGCGGCCAGCTCGCCCTGGTTGTTTGGCTTTGCTAAAAACAAAGCAGCCCGTAATTCTTTTCTGCTCCTAGGAGCCTTTGGCATCATGGCAGGAACCTTGTCGCAGCCGGCCGAAATGCTGCACGACGAGGAGTAA